In the genome of Streptomyces sp. NBC_00433, the window GACCGACTCGTTGAAGCGCTGCACCACGCCGGGCTGGTAGCCGTCGCCGCCCAGCTCCTTGACCACGCCGATCCGCATGCCGCTCACGTCGCCGCTGCGGGCCGCGTCGACCACCGGCGGCACGGGCGCGTCGATCGACGTCGAGTCCATCGGGTCGTGGCCGCCGATCGCCTCGTGCAGCAGCGCGGCGTCCAGCACCGTACGGGCGCACGGGCCGCCCTGGTCCAGCGACGAGGAGAAGGCGACCATGCCGTAGCGGGACACGCCGCCGTAGGTGGGCTTCACGCCGACCGTGCCGGTGACCGCGGCCGGCTGCCGGATCGAACCGCCGGTGTCGGTGCCGAGCGCCAGCGGCGCCTGGTACGACGCGAGCGCCGCGGCGCTGCCGCCGCCGGAGCCGCCCGGGATACGCGTCAGGTCCCACGGGTTGCCCGTCGGCCCGTACGCGCTGTTCTCGGTGGACGACCCCATGGCGAACTCGTCCATGTTGGTCTTGCCCAGGATCACCACGTCGGCGGCCTTCAGCCGCTTGGTCACCGTCGAGTCGTACGGCGGGATCCAGCCCTCGAGGATCTTCGAGCCGACCGTGGTCGGCACGCCCTCGGTCGTGAAGATGTCCTTCATCGCCAGCGGCACTCCGGCCAGCGGGCCCAGCGGCTCGCCGGCGGCCCGCTTGGCGTCCACCGCGCGGGCCTGCGCGAGCGCGCCCTCCCGGTCGACGTGCAGGAAGGCGTGCACCTTCTCGTCCACGGCCTCGATCCTGGCCAGGTGCGCCTCGGTGACCTCGACCGCCGTCAGCTCGCCCGACGCGATCTTCTCCGCCGTCTGCGCGGCGGTCAGCCTGATGATGTCCGTCATCGCGATCAGTCCTCCCCCAGGATCTGCGGCACCTTGAAGCGCTGCTGCTCCTGCGCGGGAGCCCCCGACAGCGCCTGCTGAGGGGTGAGCGACGGGCGGACGGTGTCCGGCCGCATCACATTGGTCAGCGGCAGCGGGTGCGAGGTCGGCGGTACGTCCTCGCCGGCCACCTCGGAGACGCGGGCGACCGCGCCGATGATGTCGTCAAGCTGTCCGGCGAAGTGGTCCAGCTCGTCCCCGGACAGTTCCAGACGTGCCAGCCGGCCGAGGTGAGCGACCTCCTCACGCGTGATGCCAGGCATGCGGTTTCGATCCTCTGCGGGGTGAGACGACGGTGGGCCCCAATCCTATGGGCCCCTACCCCCGGACCGCGAAACAGTTCCCCTCCGGGACGGCTCCCCTACGCGGGGGGGCGCCCCCCGGGGGGACGGCTCCCCGACGCGGGGGGTGCCCACCAGGGGCGCGGGGAACTGCGCGCTCAGCCCACCACCGGCCGGTGGTCCGGATACGACAGCAACAGCCCCTTCGGGCCGGTGACGACGTGCAGCCCGTCGACGGCTGGTCGCTCCGTTCTCCCCCAGAGCTTCGCCTGGGGGTACCCCCACGCGCCCCTGGGGGTGGTGGCGGTCCGTCGCCACACGACGGCGAGCGGTGGGTTACGCGCGCCCACGCGGCGCCAGCCGCACATCAGACACAGCCCCGCGCCTCTGGGGGGCACCCCCGGTGAAAGGGAGGGCGCGGAACCGGCGGGCCGCATGAAGCAGACCCGCCCTGGAAGGGCTAGGCCCGCTCGATGGCGGGGACGGTCGGCGGGACGGCGGGGGACTCCGCCGTGGGCGGAAGCGCGGGGAGGGGGCGCGCGGCGGCCGCCGGGAGGGCGCCGCGCTCACCTCGGGCGAGAAGCCACTTCGTGGCCTCGTCGGGCGGCATCGCGGCAGCGACGAGCCACCCCTGCACGGCGTCGCAGTGCAGGTCCCGCAGCCGCTCCCACGTCTCGTCGTCCTCGACGCCCTCGGCCACGACCGTCAGCCCGAGCGAGTGCGCGAGGTCGACGGTGCAGCGCACGATCTCCGCGTCCTCGGTGTCGACCACGAGCCGGGCGACGAAGGACCGGTCGATCTTGAGTTCGCTGACCGGCAGCCGCCGCAGATGCACCAGCGACGAATAGCCGGTGCCGAAGTCGTCGAGCGACATCTTCACGCCGTGCCCGGTGAGCCCGTTGAGCGTGTCCGCGGCGCGCTGCGGGTCTTCGAGCAGCACGTGCTCCGTTATCTCCAGCTGGAGCGACCCCGGTGGCACCTGGTGCCTGGCCAGCCTGGCGGCGACCGTGCCGGCGAAGCCGGGGCTGTGGACGTCGCGCGGCGAGACGTTGACGGCGACGGGCACGTCGAGGCCCATCCGGCGCCAGCGGGCGACCTGGGCCAGCGCCGTGTCCAGTACGTATTCGGTGAGCAGCGGCATCAGGCCGGACGTCTCGGCCATGGTGATGAATTCCTCGGGATTGACCCGGCCCCGCTCCGGGTGCTCCCAGCGGACCAGCGCCTCAAGGCCGACCACCCGGCCGTCGAAGCGGACCTTCGGCTGGTAGTGCAGCTCGACGTCGCCGGCGTCGAGCGCCCGGCGCAGGTCGCCGAGCAGGCCGAGCCGGTCGGGGGTGTTGCCGTCCCTGGCGGCCTCGTAGACCTCGACCCCGCTGCGGTCCCGCTTGGCCTGATACATCGCCACGTCGGCCCGCCGCAGCAGCCCTTCAGCGTCCAGCGCGTGGTCGGGGAAGACCGCGACACCCGCGCTGGCCTCCAGGACCAGGGACAGCCCGTCGAGGCTGAGCGGTGAGGCGAGGGCCGCGACCAGGGTCCTGGCGATCCGCTGGGCTCGGGTCGGCGAGTCGCAGCCGGGCAGCAGCACGGCGAATTCGTCGCCGCCGAGCCTGGCCGCCTCGGCGCCGCGCGGCAGCGCGAGCCGCAGCCGGTCGGCCACCTGGAGCAGCAGCCGGTCGCCGGCCAGGTGCCCGAGGGTGTCGTTGACGGAGCGGAACTTGTCCAGGTCGATCAGGATCAGCCCGACCCGCCCGCTGCCGGCGGGCGGATGCGTGCCGACGCCGCCGGTGGCGGCCAGGAAGCCGGGCTCGGCCCGCTCGTAGTCCTCCTGGGCGTCGTCCAGCGCGGTCCAGGCCCGCTCCAGCAGCCACTGGCGGTTGGGCAGCCCGGTGAGCGGGTCGCGCAGCTGCTCCTCGGCGCGGGCGTGCGCGATCCACAGCGTCGAGTCCAGGGCGATCAGCGGTACGGAGAACAGCGGCAGCAGCGCGGGCTTGTCGCAGGCGACGACCAGGATCAGCGGGGAGATGCCGAGCAGCGCCCCGCCGAACATGCCCTGCCGGATCAGCGACGACCTGGCCACCGTGGGCAGCCCGCCGCCTCGGGGTGCGAAGGCGCACCACAGCAGTGCGCGGGTGGCCGCCAGATACGTCAGCGCGACCAGGATGACGATCGGGACGGCGGTCATCGCCCAGTTGTCGGGGTCCCACGGGTGCTCGACGGTCGGATGGGTGCCGCACATCCTCAGCATCAGGGCGCCGGCCCCGATGCCGAGGATGTCGATGGAGCCGTAGAGCAGGGCCTGCCGCCAGCGGTGCCTGCGGGCGGCGCCGACCAGGGTCACCACGGCCAGGCTGACCAGGACGGCGGGCACCCAGCCGTGCACGATCAGCATGGCCAGGGTGAGTGCGGCGCCGGAGCCGGTGCCGCCCCACCAGCGGTCACGCCCCATCGCCACCAGGTGGCCGACGATGATGCCGGTGAGTAATGCGAAGCCCCAGCCCGCGGTGCCGCTGGGGAACAGCGCGTTGCCGTGGCCCAGCACCCGGATGACGCCGACCGCCAGGAGGACCGCGGCGGCCGGCGGTGCCGCGTTGCGCACCACCGATCGGGACAGCGACGGGGTGAGGACCGGGGGCGCGGGCGGGGTCGCGGGCGTGCTGCGCGGGGGCGCCGCTCCGGCACTCTCCGTCGGTCGCATGCCTGTCCCTCTCACAGCCGGGTGTGCAGGTCCACCGCGCCCCGCACGCGGTCGAGTTCCGCATGTGCTGCCGGAACGTTCTTCCCCGGCGGGCGCGCGTCTCAACACTAGGCCGCCTTGCGCCGTCCCGGGCACCGATCGGCCGGGGTTGCCCGAATGCGACCAGGCACATCGACGTATTCTGATATAGGCCGATCGGGTGACATCCTCGGGTCATTCAGTCGGATTCACCGTCCGCTTCCGGCCCGGGTGCGCCCTCGACGGGGGTGTCGGTTTCCACGGGATTCACCCTATTCATCCGAGCTGCCTCCGGGCCGTCCGCGAGCAGCACCGCGAAGCCGTCCTCGTCCAGAACAGGCACTTTCAGCTGTACGGCTTTGTCGAACTTGGAACCGGGGTTGTCACCGACGACCACGAAGTCCGTTTTCTTGGACACCGACCCGGTGACTTTCGCACCTTGGCTGCCCAACGCCTCTTTTGCGCCATCCCGGGTATATGTCGACAGCGTTCCGGTCACGACGACGGTCAGCCCTTCGAGTGGCCTCGGCCCCTCGTCCGAGCCCTCCTCGGTGAAGACGACCCCGGCCTCCCGCCACTTCCTGATGATCTCCAGGTGCCAGTCCTCGGCGAACCACTGCTTGACGGAGGCGGCGATCGTGGCGCCCACCCCGTCGACGGCGGCCAGCTCCTCCTCGGCCGCGTCCTTGATCCGGTCCAGGTCGCGGAATTCGCGGGCCAGCGCGGCGGCGGCGACCGGACCCACATGGCGGATGGACAGGCCGGTGATGATCCTGGCCAGCGGGCGCTCCCTGGCCGCGGCGATATTCTCCAGCATCGCCAGCGCGTTCTTCTTCGGCTCGCCCTTCTGGTTGGCGAAGAAGGTGACGATCTTCGGCTCGCCGGTCTCCGGGTCGCGCTTGGGCAGACCGGTGTCCTGGTCCAGGACGTGCGAGCGGATCGGCAGCAGCTGCTCGATCGTGAGGCCGAAAAGGTCGCCCTCGTCCTTCAGCGGCGGCTCGTGCGGCTCAAGGGGCTGGGTCAGCGCGGTGGCGGCGACATAGCCGAGCCCTTCGATGTCCAGGCTGCGGCGGCCCGCGAGGTAGAAGATCCGCTCGCGCAACTGGGCCGGGCAATACCGGGCGTTGGGACACCGCAGGTCGATGTCCCCCTCCTTCATGGGCTGCAGGGCGGTGCCGCAGTCCGGGCACTCGGCGGGCATCACGAACTCCCGCTCGGTGCCGTCCCGCAGGTCGGCCACCGGGCCCAGGATCTCCGGGATGACGTCACCGGCCTTGCGCAGCACCACGGTGTCGCCGATCAGGACGCCCTTCTTCTTGACCACGTCCTGGTTGTGCAGGGTCGCGAACTCCACCTCGGACCCGGCCACCGTCACCGGCTCCACCACGGCATACGGCGTGACCCGCCCGGTGCGGCCGACGCCGACCCGGATCTCCACCAGCTTGGTGTTGACCTCCTCCGGGGCGTACTTCCACGCGATGGCCCAGCGCGGGGCCCGGGAGGTCGAGCCGAGCCTGCCCTGGAGCGGGATCTCGTCGACCTTGACGACCACGCCGTCGATCTCGTGCTCGACGTCATGCCGGTGCTCGCCGTAGTAGGCGATGAAGTCCCGCACTTCGGCCAGCGAGTCGACCACCTTGTTGTAGCGGGCGGTGGGCAGGCCCCACTCGTGCAGCAGGCCGTAGGCGTGCGACTGGCAGTCGATGGCGAAGCCCTCGCGGGCGCCGATGCCGTGCACCACCATCCGCAGTGGGCGCGACGCGGTGATCCGCGGGTCCTTCTGGCGCAGCGAACCGGCGGCCGCATTGCGCGGGTTGGCGAACGGCTTGTCCCCGTTCTCCACCAGCCGGGCGTTCAGCTCCTCGAACTTCTCGCCGGGGAAGTAGACCTCGCCGCGGATCTCCACCAGCTCGGGCACCCGGTCGCCCGCCAGCCGGTCGGGGATGTCGGCGATCGTGCGGACATTGGGCGTGATGTCCTCGCCGGTCCGCCCGTCGCCGCGGGTCGCCGCACGGGTCAGCCGGCCGCGCTCATAGGTCAGGTTGACGGCCAGGCCGTCCACCTTCAGCTCGCACAGGAAGTGGTAGGGACTCCGCTCGTTGTCCGGGGCACCCAGCTCGGCGGCGACCCGGTCGGCCCAGGTGTCCAACTCCTCGTCGCTGAAGGCGTTGTCCAGCGACAGCAGGCGCTCGCGGTGCTGCACGGAGGCGAACTCCGTCTCGTACGCCCCCGCCACTTTCTGGGTGGGCGAGTCCGGGGTGCGCAGGCCCGGGTGCCGCTCCTCCAGGGCCTCCAGGCCGCGCAGCAGCTTGTCGAACTCGGCGTCGCTGACGACCGGCGCGTCCTTGACGTAGTAACGGAAGCGGTGCTCCTCGACCTGCTCGGCAAGGCGAGCGTGCTCCTCGCGTGCCTCGGCAGGAATCTCCGTGTCCTCCACGACCCCGTCCTTCCTCACTACTCAGGGTTGTCGACGAGCGAGCGTGCCGCCTTCGCGCAATGCACGAGAGCCGCACGGGCATAGGCCGGCGAGGCCCCCGCCAGACCGCAGGACGGGGTGACGGCGACGGAGGACCCCAATGCCCCCGGTGCCAGCCCCAACCTGCGCCACAGCGCCCGAACACCACTTACGCTACCGGCAGGGTCTGACAATGGGGCATCCTTGCCGGCTACGACACCGGCGAACAGCGCGGTGCCCGCCTCCGCCGCCTCGCCGAACTCGTCCCAGTCACGCTCGGTGAGCAGATCCGCGTCGAAGGAGATGCCGGCCACGCCCGCCCTGCGCAGCAGCGCGAAGGGGACGTCGGGGGCGCAGGAGTGGACGGTGACGGGCACACCCGCCGCCCCGATCAGCTCGCGCAGCGCCGACTCGATCACCGCCCGGTCGAC includes:
- the gatA gene encoding Asp-tRNA(Asn)/Glu-tRNA(Gln) amidotransferase subunit GatA translates to MTDIIRLTAAQTAEKIASGELTAVEVTEAHLARIEAVDEKVHAFLHVDREGALAQARAVDAKRAAGEPLGPLAGVPLAMKDIFTTEGVPTTVGSKILEGWIPPYDSTVTKRLKAADVVILGKTNMDEFAMGSSTENSAYGPTGNPWDLTRIPGGSGGGSAAALASYQAPLALGTDTGGSIRQPAAVTGTVGVKPTYGGVSRYGMVAFSSSLDQGGPCARTVLDAALLHEAIGGHDPMDSTSIDAPVPPVVDAARSGDVSGMRIGVVKELGGDGYQPGVVQRFNESVEVLRELGAEVVEISCPSFVYALAAYYLIAPSECSSNLARFDAMRYGMRVGDDGTKSAEEVTALTRDAGFGAEVKRRIILGTYALSSGYYDAYYGSAQKVRTLITRDFEKAFESVDVLVSPTTPTTAFPLGERVDDPLAMYLVDLCTIPVNLAGNAAMSLPCGLAPEDGLPVGLQIIAPALKDDRLYRVGAAVEAAFVKKWGHPLLEEAPQL
- the gatC gene encoding Asp-tRNA(Asn)/Glu-tRNA(Gln) amidotransferase subunit GatC; translation: MPGITREEVAHLGRLARLELSGDELDHFAGQLDDIIGAVARVSEVAGEDVPPTSHPLPLTNVMRPDTVRPSLTPQQALSGAPAQEQQRFKVPQILGED
- a CDS encoding bifunctional diguanylate cyclase/phosphodiesterase; translated protein: MRPTESAGAAPPRSTPATPPAPPVLTPSLSRSVVRNAAPPAAAVLLAVGVIRVLGHGNALFPSGTAGWGFALLTGIIVGHLVAMGRDRWWGGTGSGAALTLAMLIVHGWVPAVLVSLAVVTLVGAARRHRWRQALLYGSIDILGIGAGALMLRMCGTHPTVEHPWDPDNWAMTAVPIVILVALTYLAATRALLWCAFAPRGGGLPTVARSSLIRQGMFGGALLGISPLILVVACDKPALLPLFSVPLIALDSTLWIAHARAEEQLRDPLTGLPNRQWLLERAWTALDDAQEDYERAEPGFLAATGGVGTHPPAGSGRVGLILIDLDKFRSVNDTLGHLAGDRLLLQVADRLRLALPRGAEAARLGGDEFAVLLPGCDSPTRAQRIARTLVAALASPLSLDGLSLVLEASAGVAVFPDHALDAEGLLRRADVAMYQAKRDRSGVEVYEAARDGNTPDRLGLLGDLRRALDAGDVELHYQPKVRFDGRVVGLEALVRWEHPERGRVNPEEFITMAETSGLMPLLTEYVLDTALAQVARWRRMGLDVPVAVNVSPRDVHSPGFAGTVAARLARHQVPPGSLQLEITEHVLLEDPQRAADTLNGLTGHGVKMSLDDFGTGYSSLVHLRRLPVSELKIDRSFVARLVVDTEDAEIVRCTVDLAHSLGLTVVAEGVEDDETWERLRDLHCDAVQGWLVAAAMPPDEATKWLLARGERGALPAAAARPLPALPPTAESPAVPPTVPAIERA
- the ligA gene encoding NAD-dependent DNA ligase LigA — its product is MEDTEIPAEAREEHARLAEQVEEHRFRYYVKDAPVVSDAEFDKLLRGLEALEERHPGLRTPDSPTQKVAGAYETEFASVQHRERLLSLDNAFSDEELDTWADRVAAELGAPDNERSPYHFLCELKVDGLAVNLTYERGRLTRAATRGDGRTGEDITPNVRTIADIPDRLAGDRVPELVEIRGEVYFPGEKFEELNARLVENGDKPFANPRNAAAGSLRQKDPRITASRPLRMVVHGIGAREGFAIDCQSHAYGLLHEWGLPTARYNKVVDSLAEVRDFIAYYGEHRHDVEHEIDGVVVKVDEIPLQGRLGSTSRAPRWAIAWKYAPEEVNTKLVEIRVGVGRTGRVTPYAVVEPVTVAGSEVEFATLHNQDVVKKKGVLIGDTVVLRKAGDVIPEILGPVADLRDGTEREFVMPAECPDCGTALQPMKEGDIDLRCPNARYCPAQLRERIFYLAGRRSLDIEGLGYVAATALTQPLEPHEPPLKDEGDLFGLTIEQLLPIRSHVLDQDTGLPKRDPETGEPKIVTFFANQKGEPKKNALAMLENIAAARERPLARIITGLSIRHVGPVAAAALAREFRDLDRIKDAAEEELAAVDGVGATIAASVKQWFAEDWHLEIIRKWREAGVVFTEEGSDEGPRPLEGLTVVVTGTLSTYTRDGAKEALGSQGAKVTGSVSKKTDFVVVGDNPGSKFDKAVQLKVPVLDEDGFAVLLADGPEAARMNRVNPVETDTPVEGAPGPEADGESD